The Micromonospora sp. Llam0 genome includes a window with the following:
- a CDS encoding IS4 family transposase, with amino-acid sequence MDRPVVRPDQVTLGVLISQVSREEVDAAIEVCGVREQRSDGKLPAHVSTYLTLGLALFPDDDYTEVATRVTGSLDRFGCWDAAWSVPTSSAISQARKRLGRRVFAELFERTCGPVAGEAGPTAPAGALGTARGSFLRRWRLLAIDGFTVDVPDSTANAAEFGYAGSGGNRSAFPKARVVALAECGTHAFVAAEIGAYPEGEKTLAQRLYPRLRSDELLTADRGFYSWQAWDTAAATGAALLWRAPTQLDLPVVKILSDGTYLTVLIKPTVRGGRRERLLAAARAGADLTDINSVPDAFDDRGLPVVHLARVVEYDIPDRVGDGTGELIALITTIVDPADAHADELAGGYHERWEEETANDDPDGLFGVGQAARVKSRRWRCVVRVRSRGCPVQ; translated from the coding sequence GTGGACCGTCCAGTGGTACGGCCGGATCAGGTGACGCTCGGGGTGCTGATCTCGCAGGTGTCGCGGGAGGAGGTCGACGCCGCGATCGAGGTGTGCGGGGTGCGGGAGCAGCGGTCGGACGGGAAACTGCCGGCGCACGTGAGCACCTACCTGACGTTGGGGTTGGCGTTGTTCCCCGACGATGACTACACCGAGGTCGCGACCAGGGTCACCGGGTCGTTGGACCGGTTCGGGTGCTGGGACGCGGCGTGGAGCGTGCCGACCTCGAGTGCCATCAGCCAGGCGCGGAAACGGTTGGGCCGCCGGGTGTTCGCCGAGCTGTTCGAGCGCACGTGCGGGCCGGTCGCGGGCGAGGCGGGCCCGACAGCGCCGGCGGGCGCGTTGGGGACCGCGCGGGGGTCGTTCCTACGCCGGTGGCGGCTGCTGGCGATCGACGGGTTCACCGTCGATGTGCCCGACAGCACGGCCAACGCGGCCGAGTTCGGCTACGCCGGGTCAGGGGGGAACCGTTCCGCGTTTCCGAAGGCCCGGGTCGTGGCCCTCGCGGAGTGCGGCACCCACGCCTTCGTCGCCGCCGAGATCGGCGCCTACCCGGAAGGGGAGAAGACCCTCGCGCAGCGGCTGTACCCACGGCTACGGTCCGACGAACTACTCACCGCCGACCGGGGGTTCTACTCCTGGCAGGCGTGGGACACCGCCGCCGCGACCGGCGCCGCGCTGCTGTGGCGGGCCCCGACCCAGCTCGACCTGCCCGTGGTCAAGATCCTGTCCGACGGCACCTATCTCACCGTCCTGATCAAACCGACCGTCCGTGGCGGTCGACGGGAACGACTGCTCGCGGCCGCCCGCGCCGGAGCTGACCTGACCGACATCAACAGCGTTCCCGACGCGTTCGACGACCGGGGCCTGCCGGTCGTCCACCTCGCCCGGGTGGTCGAGTACGACATTCCCGACCGCGTCGGCGACGGCACCGGCGAGTTGATCGCCCTGATCACCACCATCGTCGACCCCGCCGACGCCCACGCCGACGAACTAGCTGGCGGCTACCACGAGCGGTGGGAGGAGGAAACCGCCAACGACGACCCTGATGGCTTATTCGGTGTAGGTCAGGCGGCGAGGGTGAAGTCGAGGCGTTGGAGGTGTGTTGTCCGGGTGCGGTCGAGGGGGTGTCCGGTCCAGTAG
- a CDS encoding IS3 family transposase — MYEFIETMRLDTAKYAYPVDFMCEQLGVSRSGYYEWRTRPDSATATRRAHLRSAIEEVFAASDGTYGHRRVHAQLRRQGVSAGPELVRQLMRELGLVPCQPRPRRWGLTQSSSGTVPDLVGREFTADAPGEKLVGDITYIPTGEGWLYLATVIDCCTKEVIGYAMDDHYQTPLISRAIRNAARNRELRKNAIFHSDRGSNYMSDDYGRTLRDLRLRRSAGRTGICFDNAMAESFFGALKNERVSRVKYPTREAARRDVTAYIEFWHNRQRLHSAVGYRPPREVHAEFENLQIAA; from the coding sequence TTGTACGAGTTCATCGAGACGATGCGACTCGACACCGCGAAGTACGCCTACCCCGTCGACTTCATGTGCGAACAACTCGGCGTGTCCAGGTCCGGATACTACGAATGGCGAACCCGCCCCGACTCCGCGACCGCCACCCGCCGCGCCCACCTTCGATCGGCCATCGAGGAGGTGTTCGCCGCGTCTGACGGCACCTACGGGCATCGACGTGTCCACGCGCAACTGCGGCGCCAGGGCGTGTCCGCCGGGCCGGAACTCGTCCGCCAGCTGATGCGCGAGCTCGGGCTCGTGCCGTGCCAGCCCCGCCCGAGGCGGTGGGGACTCACCCAGTCGTCGTCCGGCACGGTGCCTGACCTCGTCGGCCGGGAGTTCACCGCCGACGCGCCTGGGGAGAAGCTCGTCGGCGACATCACGTACATCCCGACCGGCGAGGGGTGGCTGTATCTGGCGACCGTCATCGACTGCTGCACGAAGGAAGTCATCGGGTACGCGATGGACGACCACTACCAGACGCCGTTGATCTCCCGCGCCATCCGTAACGCCGCCCGGAATCGCGAACTCAGGAAGAACGCCATCTTTCATTCGGACCGGGGCAGCAACTACATGTCGGACGACTACGGCAGAACGCTTCGGGATCTGAGGTTGCGGCGATCCGCTGGCCGGACCGGAATTTGTTTCGACAATGCGATGGCGGAATCGTTCTTCGGTGCACTGAAGAACGAACGCGTGTCGCGTGTGAAGTATCCCACGCGTGAGGCGGCACGTCGGGACGTTACTGCCTACATCGAATTCTGGCACAATCGTCAGCGTCTGCATTCAGCGGTGGGCTACCGACCTCCCCGGGAAGTCCACGCAGAGTTCGAGAACCTTCAAATCGCGGCGTGA
- a CDS encoding DUF6444 domain-containing protein gives MGDLSREELISLARTQAERIAAQDVRIAELTAANEALAARLARLEHLLSRNSSNSSSPPSKDDDPGRTPPAVRKKRDTPAGTRGKQRGAPGSNLAWSDAPDQRRDRFPEGVCGCGAQLTHARDLGVVDRYQQVEVPLMTATLTQYDQHAVRCGCGTLHTAARPQGAGAGPVGYGPNPQAWAVYLMVVHFIPVQRCVRMLQSLTGATPSPGFVHGMLSRAAALTSEVDKRIRTLITLALRCPEDSGQGANKVTLLGKSREEARWHA, from the coding sequence TTGGGTGATCTTTCTCGTGAAGAGCTGATCTCGCTCGCTCGGACGCAGGCGGAGCGGATCGCTGCTCAGGACGTTCGGATCGCGGAGTTGACGGCGGCGAACGAAGCTCTTGCGGCGCGGTTGGCACGGTTGGAGCATCTGCTGTCGCGGAACTCGTCGAACTCGTCGTCTCCGCCGTCGAAGGACGACGATCCGGGTCGAACGCCACCGGCGGTCAGGAAGAAGCGGGACACTCCGGCGGGTACGCGGGGTAAACAGCGGGGTGCGCCGGGGTCGAACCTGGCCTGGTCGGATGCCCCTGATCAGCGGCGGGACCGGTTCCCCGAAGGCGTGTGCGGGTGCGGAGCGCAGTTGACGCACGCGCGGGATCTGGGTGTGGTGGACCGGTATCAGCAGGTCGAGGTCCCGTTGATGACCGCGACGCTGACCCAGTACGACCAGCACGCGGTGCGGTGCGGGTGCGGGACGTTGCACACCGCGGCCCGCCCGCAAGGCGCGGGAGCCGGTCCGGTGGGGTACGGCCCGAACCCGCAGGCGTGGGCTGTCTATCTGATGGTCGTGCATTTCATTCCGGTGCAGCGGTGTGTGCGGATGCTCCAGTCGTTGACGGGGGCGACACCGTCGCCGGGGTTCGTGCACGGCATGCTGAGCCGGGCCGCCGCGTTGACCAGTGAGGTCGACAAACGGATCCGAACGCTGATCACCTTGGCGTTGAGGTGCCCCGAGGATTCCGGACAGGGAGCCAATAAGGTTACCCTGTTAGGAAAGTCGAGGGAAGAAGCGCGATGGCACGCATAA
- a CDS encoding integrase core domain-containing protein: protein MNAIMERWIRSCRREFLDRTLILNQRHLLHALRQYETFYNEHRPHQGIANVRPLAPLPEPITDPDRLAHLNIHRRDRSGGILTSTSMPPELPGCHSRQVQRLRAAERDRDEILSRLVAEWSALPQRIADAEARGYARALAAVRESEPGGVVRRI from the coding sequence ATGAACGCGATCATGGAGCGCTGGATCCGGAGCTGCCGGCGCGAATTCCTCGACCGGACATTGATCCTCAACCAGCGGCACCTGCTGCACGCGTTGCGCCAGTACGAGACGTTCTACAACGAACACCGCCCGCATCAGGGCATCGCTAACGTCCGACCACTCGCCCCGCTACCCGAACCGATCACCGACCCCGACCGGCTCGCCCACCTGAACATCCACCGACGCGACCGCTCAGGCGGCATCCTCACGAGTACGAGCATGCCGCCTGAGCTGCCCGGATGTCATTCTCGGCAGGTACAACGTCTGCGCGCTGCCGAGCGGGATCGGGACGAGATCCTGTCTCGTCTGGTCGCCGAGTGGTCGGCCCTGCCGCAGCGAATCGCTGACGCCGAGGCCCGCGGCTACGCGCGCGCCCTGGCCGCCGTGCGGGAGTCCGAGCCGGGTGGGGTGGTGCGGCGGATCTGA
- a CDS encoding transposase translates to MACDTTTTGNRPGERKARLLLEVFRDRRADVLRFVDDLQVPPTSNQAERDLRPAKIQQKISGRLTSEQRTKDRYRILGYVSSAAKNGLDKMQVLRDAILGRPWMPDLPVPT, encoded by the coding sequence TTGGCCTGTGACACCACCACCACCGGCAACCGTCCCGGTGAGCGTAAAGCCCGCCTGCTGCTGGAAGTCTTCCGGGACCGTCGCGCCGACGTGCTGCGCTTCGTCGACGACCTACAGGTTCCGCCGACCTCGAACCAGGCCGAACGGGACCTACGACCAGCGAAGATCCAGCAGAAGATCTCCGGGCGGCTCACCAGCGAGCAACGCACGAAAGACCGCTACAGAATTCTCGGCTATGTGTCCAGCGCGGCGAAGAACGGCCTCGACAAGATGCAGGTCCTCCGCGACGCCATCCTCGGACGGCCCTGGATGCCGGACCTACCCGTACCCACCTGA
- a CDS encoding IS1182 family transposase: MSLQSWDDRGVPEWTARVVRASFPKGTLAMRIRDALGPVFTDDMFTEAFPAGGRPAASPGALALVSVLQYAEGLSDRQAADQVRARMDWKYLLGLELDDPGFDFTVLSDFRARLIKHGIEEKVLDVVLDRCARHGLLRAGGRQRTDSTHVLAAVHTLNRMEFVGETLRAALEVLAATVPAWLTPLIDAGWVERYGARVDSYRFPKGDDVRTRWAEQVGRDGYLILDAIAASAAPAWLREIPAVQVLALAWQQQYHRDGEEVRWREGKDLPPSRDRLSSPYDTDACYGLKRGKGWCGYKVHLSETCDPQMPHLITNVATTDATVTDTEMTGNIHQNLATRRLTPEQHVVDAGYVTAAHVLTARDEHRIDLLGPVGPDTHQGERLPRSAFRVDWQARTVTCPQGKASISWSTQRRNSGTELARVHFAATDCTGCTVRAACTTAAVNSKWGRSLTLLPAAQQQILDTRRREQTTEAWQQSYHIRAGVEATISQTTRRTGIRRTRYLGMDKTHLGHLLAATAINVIRIDAWLTDTPLGRTRTSHLTQLHLAG; this comes from the coding sequence ATGTCGCTGCAGTCGTGGGACGACCGTGGGGTGCCGGAGTGGACCGCGCGGGTGGTCAGGGCGTCGTTCCCGAAGGGCACCCTGGCCATGCGGATCCGTGACGCGCTGGGCCCGGTGTTCACCGATGACATGTTCACGGAGGCGTTCCCGGCGGGAGGCCGTCCGGCGGCGTCGCCGGGGGCGTTGGCGCTGGTGTCGGTGCTGCAGTACGCCGAAGGGCTCAGCGACCGTCAGGCCGCCGACCAGGTCCGGGCGAGGATGGACTGGAAGTATCTGCTCGGCCTGGAACTCGACGATCCCGGGTTCGACTTCACGGTGCTCAGCGACTTCCGCGCCCGGCTGATCAAGCACGGCATCGAGGAGAAGGTACTGGACGTGGTCCTGGACCGGTGCGCGCGGCACGGACTGCTGCGCGCTGGCGGCCGGCAACGGACGGACTCCACGCATGTCCTCGCGGCGGTGCACACGCTGAACCGGATGGAGTTCGTCGGGGAGACCCTGCGGGCGGCACTGGAGGTCCTGGCCGCAACCGTACCGGCGTGGCTGACGCCGCTGATCGACGCCGGCTGGGTCGAACGCTACGGCGCCCGGGTCGACTCCTACCGGTTCCCCAAGGGCGACGACGTGCGTACCCGCTGGGCTGAACAGGTCGGCCGGGACGGCTACCTGATCCTGGACGCGATCGCCGCCAGCGCAGCGCCCGCGTGGCTGCGCGAGATCCCCGCGGTCCAGGTCCTGGCCCTGGCATGGCAGCAGCAGTACCACCGTGACGGCGAGGAGGTGCGCTGGCGGGAGGGCAAAGACCTCCCGCCGAGCAGAGACCGGCTGTCCTCGCCGTATGACACCGACGCCTGCTACGGCCTCAAACGCGGCAAGGGCTGGTGCGGCTACAAGGTGCACCTGAGCGAGACCTGCGACCCGCAGATGCCGCATCTGATCACCAACGTGGCCACCACGGACGCGACGGTCACCGACACCGAGATGACCGGGAACATCCACCAGAACCTGGCGACGCGCAGGCTGACGCCCGAACAGCATGTGGTCGACGCGGGCTACGTCACCGCCGCGCATGTTCTGACCGCCCGCGATGAGCACCGGATTGACCTGCTCGGACCCGTCGGGCCCGATACCCACCAGGGTGAACGCCTCCCGCGGTCGGCGTTCCGCGTCGACTGGCAGGCCAGGACCGTGACCTGCCCGCAGGGCAAGGCCAGCATCAGCTGGTCCACCCAGCGCAGGAACAGTGGCACCGAGCTGGCCCGGGTCCACTTCGCCGCCACCGACTGCACCGGCTGCACCGTCCGCGCGGCCTGCACCACGGCCGCCGTCAACAGCAAATGGGGACGCAGTCTCACCCTGCTTCCCGCAGCCCAGCAGCAGATCCTGGACACCCGGCGCCGCGAACAGACCACCGAAGCCTGGCAACAGAGCTACCACATCCGCGCCGGTGTCGAGGCCACCATCTCCCAGACGACCCGACGCACCGGCATCCGGCGCACCCGCTACCTCGGCATGGACAAAACACACCTCGGTCACCTCCTCGCCGCGACCGCCATCAACGTCATCCGCATCGACGCCTGGCTCACCGACACACCCCTCGGCCGCACCAGAACCAGTCACCTCACCCAACTCCACCTCGCCGGCTGA
- a CDS encoding transposase, protein MCCDETPLRVGPKEPKPGRKKADKYLLVACTQWWTHYQVGDRDLATFTAFVVKDLTASVVVHDRYQNYDSAGLGTLVHQLCCAHLLRDLDGAAEVYPDAVWPKRISDAPRALIHETNVAREQNRPGIDPQVKAKLLYNLHHGVLVGL, encoded by the coding sequence GTGTGCTGTGACGAGACGCCGCTGCGGGTCGGGCCGAAGGAGCCGAAGCCGGGCCGCAAGAAAGCGGACAAGTACCTGCTCGTGGCCTGTACCCAGTGGTGGACTCACTACCAGGTCGGTGATCGGGACCTGGCCACGTTCACCGCGTTCGTGGTCAAGGACCTGACCGCCTCGGTGGTCGTGCACGACCGCTACCAGAACTACGACTCGGCCGGGTTGGGCACCCTGGTACACCAGTTGTGTTGTGCCCACCTCCTCCGTGATCTCGACGGTGCGGCCGAGGTGTACCCCGACGCGGTCTGGCCGAAGCGGATCTCCGACGCCCCGCGTGCTCTGATCCACGAGACGAACGTGGCCCGGGAACAGAACCGGCCCGGCATCGACCCGCAGGTCAAGGCCAAACTGCTGTACAACCTGCACCACGGTGTCCTGGTTGGCCTGTGA
- a CDS encoding transposase yields the protein MARISSYTPEFREEAVQLVLQSNKPVSQVAREIDVHPETLRSWVRQYRRENSGAQNSPQIGIDERARLKELERRNRELEMENSFLKKAAAYFAKDPR from the coding sequence ATGGCACGCATAAGCTCATACACCCCAGAGTTCCGTGAAGAAGCAGTGCAACTCGTTCTACAGTCGAACAAGCCAGTGTCGCAGGTTGCCCGGGAGATCGACGTTCATCCGGAGACGCTGCGTTCCTGGGTCCGCCAGTACCGGCGGGAAAACAGCGGCGCCCAGAACAGCCCACAGATCGGCATCGACGAGCGCGCTCGACTGAAGGAACTCGAACGCCGCAACCGGGAACTCGAAATGGAGAACAGCTTCCTGAAAAAAGCCGCGGCGTACTTCGCGAAGGACCCTCGGTAA